A single Glycine soja cultivar W05 chromosome 14, ASM419377v2, whole genome shotgun sequence DNA region contains:
- the LOC114383063 gene encoding probable signal peptidase complex subunit 2, producing MASKVPKKANLLDHHSIKHILDESVSEVVTSRGYVEDVRLSNARLFIGAIIIVIALFAQFYKKKFPENRDFLIACIALYVIFNGLLQLIIYTKEKNAILFTYPPVGSFTSTGLVVSSKLPRFSDMYTLTIASADPKSISANEPVHFTKSVTQWFTKDGILVEGLFWKDVEALIVQYTKEPKKGK from the exons ATGGCGTCCAAAGTTCCAAAGAAGGCCAATCTCCTGGATCACCACTCCATCAAGCACATCCTTGACGAGTCTGTCTCCGAG GTCGTAACGAGTCGTGGGTATGTGGAAGACGTGAGATTGAGCAATGCGAGGCTTTTCATTGGGGCAATCATCATCGTCATTGCTTTATTCGCCCAATTCTACAAGAAGAAGTTCCCCGAAAATAGGGATTTTCTCATCGCCTGCATCGCCTT GTATGTGATCTTCAATGGGTTGTTGCAGCTGATCATATACACTAAGGAGAAAAATGCCATTCTGTTTACTTATCCTCCTGTT GGATCCTTTACTAGTACCGGTTTGGTGGTTTCCTCCAAATTGCCTAGATTTTCTGACATGTACACACTCACTATAGCCAGCGCAGATCCAAAATCAATTTCTGCAAATGAACCAGTACATTTCACCAAAAGTGTCACTCAGtg GTTCACTAAGGACGGAATCTTAGTTGAGGGCCTGTTCTGGAAggatgttgaagctttgatagTTCAATATACTAAAGAACCAAAGAAGGGCAAGTAA
- the LOC114385451 gene encoding uncharacterized protein LOC114385451: MANWRERDLFHIDEIDPVDASNGEDFDDSSSVDSATSDGSRTQVGLTERLTDILVDERDGDLLIQQTNREDRLLWWLQALDMQVMGACRADERLKPLLKMNASCGVAEDPLLAQLTQHFEPSEVGILARCFCVPLVSFRVGKINKEGTRFSPTSNRGNLTLVLLPSSDLRLSFIGDDGRTERLFTLTNKSQCSAVVVDEIPTDSSGRSFLVRTPDSRAFYFWCSEKSKLLGIELLGKMKDLLKRKPSIVELSGISKSRLDCFATQLRAFLVGTTGGSSHDSSVCASTSANSMSCSNVASESSHPSSSKFPRSRNIGGQTAKGDTTLYQSILSPRSSSFKEVPPRNLSSHRIAAREKIKRRGDNHQPTVDTLTNDSTHILDLSSTSDHDKASEVTKTLAFSPSFLGSLGKLGGVPSSLGLSGEVPPIVSPIFSPYYCWCPPGISTCPSIAAVTQSPNSSIETLPFPSGASLLANPLSVNLLDPVQPLGTSMDFPPFLPDPLVRMSLPTSQQIPTFTPLMCDPIVHVPVIDVCSSGQGYLVSAGPAMSPSIPPLHPNLVKPLIPESDAVVKGARETLRLLLSGSSQGNQQMMRDTLPAILTNPDENQNNILVAGSRGLYTGTRDINAIANSIAAMGLVSLSGVSKVDSGVYSELCENYGNLEAVKNSNDSGGGAFLDDEGGSSLDSKQ; the protein is encoded by the exons ATGGCAAACTGGAGAGAACGAGATTTGTTTCACATCGACGAGATCGATCCCGTGGACGCGTCGAACGGCGAAGATTTCGACGATTCTTCGTCGGTAGACAGTGCTACTTCCGATGGTTCGAGGACGCAGGTTGGACTTACGGAGCGTTTGACGGATATTCTCGTTGACGAGCGCGACGGCGATCTGTTGATTCAGCAGACTAATAGAGAGGACCGGTTGTTGTGGTGGCTTCAGGCTCTCGATATGCAAGTTATGGGAGCGTGTCGCGCCGACGAGCGGTTGAAGCCCTTGCTGAAGATGAACGCTTCCTGCGGCGTCGCGGAAGATCCTCTACTGGCTCAATTGACTCAG CATTTTGAGCCATCTGAAGTTGGAATATTAGCGAGATGCTTCTGCGTGCCGCTTGTTTCGTTCCGCGTCGGGAAGATCAACAAGGAAGGGACTCGCTTCAGCCCTACCTCGAATAG GGGTAACTTGACACTCGTACTACTGCCAAGTTCTGATCTTCGTCTCTCATTCATTGGGGATGATGGTAGAACAGAGAGATTATTCACCCTTACCAACAAATCCCAATGCTCTGCTGTTGTGGTTGATGAAATCCCAACTGATAGTTCTGGCCGATCGTTCCTTGTAAGGACTCCAGATAGCAGAGCTTTTTATTTCTGGTGCTCTGAAAAGTCTAAGCTTTTGGGAATTGAATTGCTTGGAAAG ATGAAGGATTTGCTCAAGAGGAAACCATCCATTGTTGAGCTGAGTGGCATTAGCAAGTCACGACTTGACTGCTTTGCAACTCAGCTTCGGGCTTTTCTTGTGGGGACAACAGGAGGCAGTAGTCATGATAGTTCAGTTTGTGCTTCAACATCTGCTAATTCCATGTCTTGCTCTAATGTTGCTTCTGAAAGTTCGCACCCTTCATCTTCAAAATTTCCCCGATCTCGAAACATTGGAGGTCAGACAGCAAAGGGAGATACAACACTTTACCAGAGTATTCTTAGTCCAAGATCAAGTTCTTTTAAAGAGGTTCCACCAAGAAACTTGTCTTCTCACAGGATTGCAGCCAGGGAGAAAATTAAGCGTCGTGGTGACAATCATCAGCCAACGGTTGACACCTTGACAAATGATTCAACACACATTTTGGATTTATCTTCAACTTCTGATCATGACAAAGCATCAGAAGTTACCAAAACTCTTGCATTTTCACCAAGTTTTCTGGGATCACTTGGAAAGCTTGGTGGTGTTCCATCAAGCCTGGGGCTGAGTGGGGAGGTCCCTCCCATTGTGTCACCCATTTTTTCTCCCTATTATTGTTGGTGTCCCCCAGGTATTTCTACCTGTCCTTCCATTGCAGCAGTTACGCAATCCCCAAACTCATCTATTGAAACACTGCCTTTCCCCTCAGGTGCCTCTTTATTAGCCAATCCTCTATCGGTTAACTTGTTGGATCCAGTACAACCTCTCGGTACTTCCATGGACTTTCCTCCTTTTTTGCCTGATCCACTGGTCAGAATGTCCTTGCCAACATCTCAGCAGATTCCCACATTCACACCATTAATGTGTGATCCAATTGTTCATGTCCCAGTGATTGACGTGTGCTCTTCAGGTCAGGGCTATCTTGTGAGTGCTGGCCCTGCAATGTCACCTAGCATTCCACCATTGCATCCAAACCTTGTGAAGCCATTGATTCCTGAATCTGATGCTGTGGTGAAGGGTGCAAGAGAGACTCTAAGATTGCTACTTAGTGGTTCAAGCCAGGGTAACCAACAGATGATGAGGGACACTCTGCCTGCAATTTTAACTAATCCAGAcgaaaatcaaaacaatatCCTTGTGGCTGGAAGTCGTGGTCTTTACACTGGAACCAGAGATATTAATGCTATTGCAAACAGCATTGCTGCTATGGGATTAGTATCACTGTCTGGGGTATCCAAGGTAGACAGTGGAGTCTATTCGGAGCTATGTGAAAACTATGGGAATTTGGAAGCAGTGAAAAATTCCAACGATTCAGGTGGTGGTGCCTTTTTGGATGATGAGGGCGGATCTTCTTTGGATTCGAAGCAGTAG